A single Bacillus sp. HMF5848 DNA region contains:
- a CDS encoding SE1561 family protein: MGNAIDDKGQQVEYLKQRLNMFLNVLDSLEPENTELEDIDRLINLMEDLEVKINQYKK; encoded by the coding sequence ATGGGAAATGCTATTGATGATAAAGGGCAACAAGTGGAATATTTGAAACAGCGCCTTAATATGTTCCTAAATGTTCTAGACTCGTTAGAGCCTGAAAATACGGAACTTGAAGATATTGACCGTTTAATTAACCTAATGGAAGACCTTGAAGTGAAAATAAACCAATACAAAAAATAA
- a CDS encoding mechanosensitive ion channel family protein codes for MLEIWNTLKTNREIEIVIVGAIVWLAVMLINKSVHKFFARTSFIETRKEETLESMIRSITKYVATIGFIFFVLSLYIDNFERVLAGAGIVGIIVGFGAQSLIKDILSGLFLIYEKQLHKGDFVSVNNTFNGTVEDIGLRFLKVREWSGKLLTISNGEVKQIQNYNIERMRVIEKVVVSYRENPEHVMELLQSVCDHLNNTYTHFLKKDHAGSPIEPYQVYGMTSLNAGYRGYEYTVVGLVDDAVYWTAAKETRRALAQAMYDQQIIMAEEHIRIQQPDENKQRSFS; via the coding sequence ATGTTAGAGATTTGGAACACACTTAAAACGAACCGTGAAATTGAAATTGTGATTGTTGGCGCAATCGTTTGGCTAGCTGTTATGCTCATTAATAAAAGTGTACATAAGTTCTTTGCTCGCACTAGTTTTATTGAAACACGCAAAGAAGAAACACTTGAAAGCATGATTCGTTCTATAACGAAGTATGTCGCAACAATTGGCTTTATTTTTTTTGTATTATCACTTTATATCGATAACTTTGAACGTGTATTAGCCGGCGCTGGTATTGTTGGTATCATTGTCGGGTTTGGTGCACAAAGCTTAATTAAAGATATTTTAAGTGGTTTATTTTTAATATATGAAAAGCAACTTCATAAAGGTGATTTTGTATCTGTAAACAACACGTTTAACGGAACTGTTGAAGACATTGGATTGCGCTTTTTAAAAGTACGCGAGTGGAGCGGAAAGCTATTAACTATAAGTAACGGTGAGGTAAAGCAAATTCAAAATTACAACATCGAACGGATGCGTGTTATCGAAAAAGTTGTAGTAAGCTATCGCGAAAATCCAGAACATGTAATGGAACTACTACAATCTGTTTGTGACCATCTAAATAACACCTACACTCATTTCTTAAAAAAAGATCATGCAGGCTCACCAATAGAACCTTATCAAGTGTACGGCATGACATCTCTAAATGCTGGGTACCGTGGGTATGAATATACTGTTGTAGGTCTTGTTGATGACGCTGTTTACTGGACAGCAGCGAAAGAAACAAGACGTGCTCTAGCTCAAGCTATGTACGACCAACAGATTATAATGGCTGAGGAACACATTCGCATTCAACAGCCCGACGAAAACAAACAGCGTTCATTCTCATAA
- a CDS encoding glycerol-3-phosphate dehydrogenase/oxidase has translation MAGQNYDLLVVGGGITGAGIAFDAASRGMKVALVEMQDFAAGTSSRSTKLVHGGLRYLKQFEVKMVAEVGKERAIVYENGPHVTTPEWMLLPIHKGGTFGKFSTSIGLLVYDYLAGVKRSERRSMLNENETLAKEPLLKKQGLKGGGYYVEYRTDDARLTIEVMKEAVKHGAEAINYAKVEEFIYEGKKVTGAKVVDQISGDEYTIRANKIVNATGPWVDSLREKDNSKKGKSLQLTKGIHLVIDQSRFPLKQAVYFDTEDGRMIFAIPRDGKAYVGTTDTVYKEDIAHPRITKDDRQYVLDAIHYMFPELNLTVDDVESSWTGLRPLIHEDGKSPSEISRKDEIWQSESGLLTIAGGKLTGYRKMGETIVDLVVNLLKQEGKGNFGGCRTKNMPISGGHVGGSNNFPAFVRDKVQRGMELGLSEEKANELTRMYGSNIDAVYNIIEQGTNETYGLPLEIYAQLKYSVEHEMTVTPNDFFIRRTGALFFNIASVQQRKAGIIACMADMLSWSEEQQETYTSELEKHLHDAVVPVNEK, from the coding sequence ATGGCAGGACAAAATTATGACTTGCTCGTTGTTGGTGGGGGTATAACGGGCGCTGGTATAGCGTTTGATGCGGCTTCTCGAGGTATGAAGGTCGCTTTAGTGGAGATGCAGGATTTTGCTGCTGGTACGTCAAGTCGCTCAACTAAGCTTGTTCATGGTGGACTACGTTATTTAAAACAATTTGAAGTGAAAATGGTAGCAGAAGTAGGGAAAGAACGGGCGATTGTATATGAAAATGGCCCACACGTAACAACTCCTGAGTGGATGCTACTTCCGATTCATAAAGGTGGGACGTTTGGGAAATTCAGTACGTCGATTGGATTACTTGTGTACGATTACTTAGCTGGTGTGAAACGTTCGGAACGCCGCAGTATGCTCAATGAAAATGAAACGTTAGCTAAAGAACCTCTATTAAAAAAACAAGGGTTAAAAGGTGGGGGCTATTACGTTGAGTATCGAACCGACGACGCACGGTTAACAATTGAGGTTATGAAAGAAGCGGTAAAGCATGGTGCAGAAGCAATCAACTATGCTAAGGTTGAAGAGTTTATATACGAAGGAAAAAAGGTAACAGGGGCAAAAGTTGTTGATCAAATTAGTGGGGATGAGTATACAATCCGTGCGAACAAAATAGTAAATGCAACAGGTCCTTGGGTCGATTCATTGCGTGAAAAAGATAACTCAAAAAAGGGTAAATCGTTGCAGCTAACAAAAGGAATCCACTTAGTGATTGATCAAAGTCGTTTTCCTTTAAAGCAGGCTGTATATTTTGATACGGAAGACGGCCGCATGATTTTTGCTATTCCTCGAGATGGGAAGGCATATGTAGGGACGACAGATACAGTGTATAAGGAGGATATTGCTCATCCACGGATAACAAAGGATGATCGTCAATATGTACTTGATGCGATTCATTACATGTTTCCTGAGCTAAATTTAACTGTAGATGATGTAGAATCCAGCTGGACTGGTTTAAGACCATTAATTCATGAAGATGGTAAAAGTCCTTCAGAGATTTCCCGAAAGGATGAGATTTGGCAATCAGAGTCTGGATTGCTGACGATTGCTGGAGGTAAGTTGACAGGGTACCGTAAAATGGGTGAAACTATTGTAGACCTTGTCGTAAACCTGTTAAAGCAGGAGGGAAAAGGAAACTTTGGAGGGTGTCGTACAAAGAATATGCCAATATCAGGTGGCCATGTTGGCGGCTCAAATAACTTTCCTGCGTTTGTACGTGATAAAGTTCAACGTGGCATGGAATTAGGGTTATCAGAAGAAAAAGCAAACGAGTTAACAAGAATGTATGGCTCGAATATTGATGCTGTTTATAACATTATCGAACAAGGTACGAATGAGACATACGGATTGCCTTTAGAGATTTACGCGCAACTTAAATATAGTGTTGAGCATGAAATGACCGTTACACCAAATGACTTTTTTATTCGTCGTACAGGAGCGTTATTTTTTAATATTGCTTCGGTACAGCAACGGAAGGCTGGGATTATTGCGTGTATGGCTGACATGTTGAGTTGGAGTGAGGAACAACAAGAAACCTATACATCTGAGCTTGAAAAACACTTACATGATGCTGTTGTGCCAGTAAATGAAAAATAA
- a CDS encoding methyl-accepting chemotaxis protein, producing MTDKLNDLHKRNKLMVALLWGSIFLGMGAAIDTLNTVITIAMAGFPVAILCSILIWRKLVIPYIMYIIAIGLNIITFFFISETSEVTNALIIFLCIAIISLYHNFRPLLLSGFISILILNYFLFTKPSYAEVDLVGMNAFVALVVIALVVQSRIGSNMLKKVEESNIESEKARVANENILKEVSNTTDVLNNSSRSLRDNATYTGTITQEVVSSFQELATGIESQASSLADISSAIYDVNNSIVQTNEASATMANASRDTVDITQQGKKTMNDLHKKMNNIDDMVKQTATVMTDVNEENQKVGNIVALIADIAAQTNLLSLNAAIEAARAGEHGKGFAVVADEVQKLARQAHDASSQISSILGTIQIKISDATSMVKEGLEVVSEGKHSTNNVNSLFEKINQNSSNVLEQAEYLRSMNESLKSSSENVMEEITSVSSITEESAAAVQEVLASAENQQQRVEDIIASIQELHNLTKNLETLTQ from the coding sequence ATGACAGACAAACTGAATGATTTACATAAACGGAATAAATTAATGGTAGCCTTATTATGGGGAAGTATTTTTCTTGGCATGGGGGCAGCGATTGACACGTTAAACACAGTCATTACTATTGCTATGGCAGGCTTTCCTGTTGCCATATTGTGTTCTATTCTTATTTGGAGAAAACTTGTAATACCCTACATCATGTACATCATAGCAATCGGATTGAACATTATCACATTCTTTTTCATTAGTGAAACATCCGAAGTTACAAATGCTCTAATTATTTTTCTATGTATTGCCATCATCTCACTTTATCACAACTTCAGACCTCTTTTATTAAGTGGGTTTATCTCAATCTTAATCTTAAATTACTTTTTATTCACTAAGCCCTCTTATGCTGAGGTAGATTTAGTAGGTATGAATGCTTTCGTAGCACTTGTTGTCATCGCTTTAGTTGTTCAAAGTCGCATTGGATCTAACATGTTGAAAAAGGTTGAAGAAAGTAATATTGAATCTGAAAAAGCCAGAGTGGCTAATGAAAACATTCTGAAAGAAGTGTCAAATACTACAGACGTGTTAAACAACTCAAGTAGATCTTTACGTGATAACGCCACGTATACAGGTACGATAACACAAGAGGTTGTTTCTTCGTTCCAGGAGCTTGCAACAGGTATTGAATCTCAAGCTTCTAGCCTTGCAGACATAAGCTCAGCTATTTATGATGTTAACAATAGCATTGTGCAAACAAACGAGGCATCAGCTACAATGGCGAATGCATCACGTGATACCGTTGATATCACACAGCAAGGTAAAAAAACAATGAACGATTTACATAAAAAAATGAACAACATCGATGATATGGTAAAGCAAACTGCTACTGTCATGACTGATGTAAATGAAGAAAATCAAAAAGTAGGGAACATTGTTGCCTTAATTGCGGATATTGCTGCGCAAACTAATTTATTATCGTTAAACGCGGCCATCGAAGCTGCTCGAGCTGGAGAGCACGGCAAAGGATTTGCTGTGGTAGCTGATGAAGTACAAAAGCTTGCCAGACAAGCACATGATGCATCGTCTCAAATATCGAGCATTTTAGGTACCATTCAAATAAAAATCAGTGATGCTACATCAATGGTAAAAGAAGGATTAGAGGTTGTAAGCGAAGGTAAACATTCAACAAACAATGTGAACAGCTTGTTTGAAAAAATTAATCAAAACTCTTCAAACGTCCTAGAACAAGCAGAATATTTACGTTCTATGAATGAAAGCCTAAAGAGTTCGTCTGAAAACGTCATGGAAGAAATAACATCCGTGTCGTCGATCACTGAGGAGTCAGCTGCTGCGGTACAAGAAGTATTAGCCAGCGCTGAAAACCAACAACAACGTGTGGAAGATATTATTGCTAGTATTCAAGAGCTACATAATTTAACGAAAAACTTAGAAACACTCACACAATAA
- a CDS encoding YfkD famly protein — protein sequence MMSRKKVMTIICLVVMIFATNVYAAQDAQDTKPTEEPKKEVAFKVPDSVLDISKDNTYPNPTQDLPYLQPSDMAQELIETAEVAIENPDLIRILNESNISAPPTAIGYRATIYLGQWPLNYESTETSANWEFQLVNTNMYDNRGGKKNQQMSYKQDAQKHVRGGLTAKVPNAEEVKKMMMLKAAEKTGLPLSFETYIGLGTKKAQVYNVPTKKLGYLYAHAPAINEKGKVTYGEVYLVLKGSKKMLVIKNITRQGIGAWIPVQDHLTFGFVTSETPR from the coding sequence ATGATGTCCAGAAAAAAAGTTATGACAATCATTTGTCTTGTAGTTATGATATTTGCTACAAACGTCTATGCGGCTCAAGATGCTCAAGATACAAAACCAACCGAAGAGCCAAAGAAAGAGGTAGCCTTTAAAGTTCCCGATTCAGTATTAGATATTTCGAAAGACAATACGTACCCAAATCCGACGCAAGATTTGCCGTATTTACAACCAAGTGATATGGCGCAAGAGTTAATTGAAACAGCAGAGGTGGCTATTGAAAACCCTGACTTAATTCGAATTCTCAATGAAAGTAATATATCTGCACCACCAACTGCCATCGGTTATCGTGCCACTATATATTTAGGGCAATGGCCGCTAAATTATGAGTCTACAGAAACAAGTGCGAACTGGGAGTTTCAATTAGTAAATACGAATATGTACGACAATCGTGGTGGCAAAAAAAATCAACAAATGAGCTATAAGCAAGATGCTCAAAAGCATGTGCGTGGAGGCTTAACAGCGAAAGTTCCAAATGCAGAAGAGGTTAAAAAGATGATGATGCTAAAAGCAGCGGAAAAAACCGGCCTGCCTTTATCGTTTGAAACATATATTGGTCTCGGTACCAAAAAAGCACAGGTGTATAATGTACCAACTAAAAAACTTGGCTACTTATATGCACATGCCCCAGCTATTAATGAAAAAGGAAAAGTAACATATGGTGAAGTGTATTTAGTTCTGAAGGGTAGTAAAAAAATGCTCGTAATTAAAAATATAACGCGTCAAGGAATTGGCGCATGGATTCCTGTTCAAGACCACTTAACGTTTGGTTTTGTAACAAGTGAAACACCACGATAG
- a CDS encoding heavy metal translocating P-type ATPase, translating into MRMEANVLHKQRESAAVNKDSLWQKLAPHIELIAAIFSGILIVSGWLFERLDNTPLSIALYVSAFIIGGYAKAKEGIEATIEDKQLNVEMLMIFAAIGSAIIGYWAEGAILIFIFSLSGALETYTHNKSQREISALMDLQPEEATRFDDGTEERVHVSELQRGDLILVKPGERVPVDGQITKGSTTIDEAAITGESIPVTKGNGSEVFAGTVNMRGSITIEVTKLASDTLFQKIINLVQSAQSEKSPSQLFIEKFEGTYVKVVLAVVFVMMFLPHYVLGWSWTETFYRAMILLVVASPCALVASIMPATLSAISNGARHGILFKGGIHLEKLAHIKAIAFDKTGTLTKGKPEVTDVIVTHIDRTELLRATAAIESHSTHPLAQAILKYVKVEHEKIPQPEHIEDVSGWGVTGEVLGHTWRIGKAGFVGEDKAHSFENGIAKELASAGKTTVFVERDGQVVGLIALKDVVREETKAAIAKLHALGVRTIMLTGDSEKTARYIAKESNVDDFYAECLPEEKVEYVKTLKSKYDTVAMVGDGINDAPALATANVGIAMGEGTDVALETADIVLMKNDLARIAEAIDLSKRMNKIVKQNIVFSLAVIAILISSNFLQFLDLPYGVIGHEGSTILVILNGLRLLKS; encoded by the coding sequence TTGAGAATGGAAGCGAATGTATTACACAAACAACGTGAAAGTGCAGCAGTTAATAAAGATTCTTTATGGCAAAAGCTTGCTCCACATATTGAGCTAATTGCTGCGATTTTTAGTGGCATATTAATTGTATCTGGTTGGTTGTTTGAACGACTTGATAACACACCTTTATCAATTGCATTATATGTGTCTGCATTTATTATTGGTGGATATGCAAAAGCTAAGGAAGGTATAGAAGCCACTATTGAAGATAAACAGCTAAATGTTGAAATGCTTATGATTTTTGCTGCGATTGGAAGTGCGATTATTGGATATTGGGCAGAAGGAGCTATATTAATATTTATATTCTCTTTAAGTGGCGCACTTGAAACTTATACGCATAACAAAAGTCAACGGGAAATCTCAGCATTAATGGATTTACAGCCTGAAGAAGCAACACGATTTGATGATGGTACTGAAGAGCGTGTTCATGTTTCAGAACTACAGCGCGGTGACTTAATTTTAGTGAAGCCAGGTGAAAGAGTGCCTGTTGACGGCCAGATAACTAAAGGTTCTACGACTATTGACGAAGCTGCTATAACAGGTGAATCTATACCTGTTACAAAAGGAAATGGTTCAGAGGTGTTTGCTGGAACAGTGAACATGCGTGGTTCCATAACCATTGAGGTTACTAAATTAGCAAGTGATACACTATTTCAAAAAATTATAAACCTTGTGCAGTCTGCTCAAAGTGAAAAATCTCCTTCACAGCTATTCATAGAAAAATTTGAAGGCACGTATGTTAAGGTTGTGCTTGCTGTTGTATTTGTGATGATGTTTCTTCCTCATTATGTACTAGGTTGGAGTTGGACAGAAACATTCTATCGCGCGATGATTCTACTTGTTGTTGCATCACCTTGTGCCCTTGTAGCTTCCATTATGCCAGCTACTCTATCAGCGATTTCTAATGGAGCTCGCCACGGCATTTTATTTAAAGGTGGCATTCATTTAGAAAAATTAGCTCACATTAAAGCAATCGCCTTTGATAAAACAGGTACATTAACAAAAGGAAAGCCAGAGGTAACAGACGTTATTGTCACCCATATTGACCGTACTGAATTACTACGTGCAACAGCTGCGATTGAAAGTCATTCAACGCACCCTCTCGCACAAGCTATACTAAAGTATGTTAAGGTGGAACATGAAAAAATCCCACAGCCTGAGCATATCGAAGATGTATCTGGGTGGGGTGTGACTGGCGAAGTACTAGGTCACACTTGGCGCATAGGAAAAGCAGGATTTGTCGGGGAGGACAAAGCACATTCATTTGAAAATGGCATAGCTAAGGAGCTTGCTTCAGCAGGAAAGACAACGGTATTTGTTGAACGTGACGGGCAAGTAGTGGGATTAATTGCGCTTAAGGACGTTGTTCGTGAAGAAACAAAAGCTGCTATTGCAAAGCTACATGCACTTGGTGTTAGAACGATTATGTTAACAGGTGATAGTGAAAAAACAGCTAGATATATAGCGAAGGAAAGTAACGTGGATGACTTTTATGCGGAATGCTTACCTGAAGAAAAGGTTGAGTATGTTAAAACATTAAAATCTAAGTATGATACTGTAGCTATGGTCGGGGATGGTATTAACGATGCACCTGCCCTGGCAACAGCTAATGTCGGTATTGCGATGGGAGAAGGCACAGATGTTGCTTTAGAAACAGCTGATATTGTTTTAATGAAAAACGACCTAGCAAGAATTGCTGAAGCGATAGATTTATCCAAAAGGATGAACAAAATTGTTAAACAAAACATCGTATTTTCATTAGCTGTTATCGCGATTCTAATCAGTTCAAACTTCTTACAGTTCTTAGATTTACCGTATGGTGTCATTGGGCATGAAGGCAGCACCATACTTGTTATTTTAAATGGATTGCGTTTGTTAAAAAGCTAG
- a CDS encoding OsmC family protein — protein sequence MEFKMKENGFVTNVEYGELHVSGNEEFGFRPYQLMVSSIVVCSAGVLRKVLEKKRLHLEDMTVKANVIRNESEANRIEKIEITYLLKGELDEKKVEQSIELARKNCPMVQSVVNSIHITETFEIIS from the coding sequence ATGGAATTTAAAATGAAGGAGAATGGGTTTGTAACAAATGTTGAATACGGAGAACTGCATGTATCAGGTAACGAGGAATTTGGGTTTCGCCCGTATCAATTAATGGTTTCATCAATTGTTGTTTGCAGTGCTGGTGTGCTACGAAAGGTGTTAGAGAAGAAACGCCTACACCTTGAGGATATGACAGTAAAAGCAAACGTGATACGAAACGAATCAGAAGCAAATCGCATAGAGAAAATTGAAATCACATACCTATTAAAAGGTGAATTAGATGAAAAGAAAGTAGAACAGTCGATTGAGCTAGCTAGGAAGAATTGCCCTATGGTTCAATCGGTAGTAAATAGCATTCACATTACAGAAACCTTTGAAATCATATCATAA
- a CDS encoding YitT family protein, translating into MLKRSLFYLIGLTIISFGVSLTIKADVGVGAWDALNVGLSETVGLTVGSWVFIVGCILIVINALLMKKKPDLPALITIIMLGSLIDFWLLIALKPVVLQGLFIRYVIFFIAIVVIAMGVAIYLQAKFAPVPIDDLMITLRHRLNLNITMAKTMNELLALVAAFLLSGPIGVGTLIITFSIGPIIQFFFPFFEKLYTANAEVGKSH; encoded by the coding sequence ATGTTAAAGCGAAGTTTATTTTATTTAATTGGTTTAACTATTATTTCATTTGGAGTGTCCTTAACGATTAAGGCAGATGTTGGCGTAGGCGCCTGGGACGCCCTGAATGTAGGACTTTCTGAAACTGTGGGTCTCACGGTTGGAAGTTGGGTCTTTATCGTAGGCTGTATTTTAATTGTTATCAATGCTTTACTTATGAAGAAGAAACCTGATTTACCCGCTCTTATTACCATTATAATGCTTGGCAGCTTAATTGATTTTTGGCTTCTAATTGCGTTGAAACCAGTTGTTTTACAAGGATTATTCATTCGTTACGTAATTTTTTTTATAGCGATTGTAGTTATAGCAATGGGAGTAGCCATTTACTTACAAGCGAAGTTTGCTCCGGTTCCAATTGACGACTTGATGATAACGTTACGTCATCGTTTAAATTTAAATATCACCATGGCAAAAACAATGAATGAGCTTTTGGCTTTAGTAGCTGCCTTTCTGCTTAGCGGCCCTATTGGTGTTGGTACACTCATTATAACGTTTTCTATCGGTCCTATTATTCAATTCTTTTTTCCGTTTTTTGAAAAATTATATACTGCTAATGCAGAAGTGGGTAAGTCACATTAA
- a CDS encoding MFS transporter, whose protein sequence is MKLRFWILVSIVAISGFSQGLLLPLIAIIFETDGINSSLNGLHATGLYIGVLLASPFMEKPLQKFGFKPLIVIGGLLVIISLALFPIWHSILFWYVLRLVIGIGDNMLHFATQTWITSTSPADRRGRNISLYGLSFGIGFALGPMITPLVEINVALPFIVSAIISLAGWLTVFLLKNEMPSFETEGVSHRSSMGRFKKALQLGWIAFLPPLGYGFLEASLNGNFPVYALRIGLTVEHVAYILPSFVVGSILFQFPLGIISDRIGRRNTLILVLAAGSLSFLLAFFSMDSIVLLLLSFFVAGMFVGSTFSMGISYMADLLPTSLHPAGNLLCGIAFSVGSISGPFIGGLAIQFYRDSFFLIICIVLFLIFTAVVLYRPYVLKETSV, encoded by the coding sequence ATGAAATTACGATTTTGGATATTAGTAAGTATCGTTGCTATTTCAGGCTTCTCACAGGGGCTATTATTGCCTTTAATTGCGATAATTTTTGAAACCGATGGTATTAACTCATCATTAAATGGACTACACGCTACAGGTTTATACATAGGTGTGTTGTTAGCTTCTCCGTTTATGGAAAAGCCATTACAAAAGTTTGGATTTAAGCCCTTAATTGTTATAGGCGGGCTTCTTGTCATCATAAGCCTTGCACTGTTCCCGATATGGCATTCTATTCTGTTTTGGTACGTATTACGACTCGTTATTGGCATCGGTGATAACATGCTTCATTTTGCTACTCAAACATGGATTACATCGACATCTCCAGCCGATAGAAGAGGTCGTAACATTTCTCTATATGGTTTGTCTTTCGGTATAGGCTTTGCACTAGGTCCTATGATTACACCATTAGTCGAAATCAATGTTGCGTTACCATTCATCGTGTCGGCTATTATTAGTCTTGCTGGCTGGTTAACTGTATTTTTATTAAAAAATGAAATGCCGTCCTTTGAAACAGAAGGTGTGTCTCACCGTTCGTCAATGGGGCGATTTAAAAAAGCATTACAGCTCGGCTGGATCGCCTTTTTGCCTCCGCTTGGATACGGCTTTCTTGAAGCATCACTGAATGGGAACTTTCCAGTCTATGCATTGCGTATTGGATTAACAGTCGAGCATGTAGCATATATATTACCTTCATTCGTAGTAGGTAGTATTCTGTTTCAATTTCCTTTAGGTATCATTAGTGATCGCATAGGTAGGCGTAATACTCTTATATTAGTCCTTGCTGCAGGTAGTCTATCTTTTCTACTCGCTTTTTTCTCAATGGATTCTATTGTTTTGCTACTTCTTTCTTTTTTTGTAGCGGGTATGTTCGTAGGTTCAACATTCTCGATGGGAATTAGCTATATGGCCGACTTACTTCCTACCTCCTTACACCCCGCAGGGAATTTACTTTGTGGCATTGCTTTTAGCGTTGGAAGCATATCAGGTCCATTTATCGGCGGACTTGCCATTCAATTTTACCGAGACAGCTTCTTCTTAATTATCTGTATCGTGCTCTTTTTAATTTTTACTGCTGTTGTGTTATACCGCCCATATGTGTTAAAGGAGACGTCAGTATAA
- a CDS encoding BH0509 family protein, with product MSRQERKNMIEFIQMRKGMLQEAFMYMTDSEIEHIYNTTYYEYEETVE from the coding sequence ATGAGCAGACAAGAAAGAAAAAACATGATTGAATTTATCCAGATGAGAAAAGGTATGCTACAGGAAGCATTTATGTACATGACAGATTCAGAAATTGAGCATATTTACAATACTACGTATTATGAATATGAAGAAACAGTAGAATAA
- a CDS encoding glycerol-3-phosphate responsive antiterminator: MNLKHQKLIPAIRNMKDLEVMIKSSFTYGVFLDLHVAQVKNVVSLAKSHGKEMFLHVDMIHGLKSDEYATEFIIQEIKPAGIISTRGNVIMKAKQKGIISIQRLFLIDQTALEKSYQVIEKTQPDYIELLPGVLPNFIQEVREKTGRNILAGGLIRTVEDIETAIEAGAEAVTTSNKDLWKYFK; the protein is encoded by the coding sequence ATGAATTTAAAGCACCAAAAACTAATTCCTGCTATTCGTAATATGAAGGACTTAGAAGTCATGATAAAAAGTTCGTTTACGTACGGAGTGTTTCTAGACTTACATGTAGCACAAGTAAAAAACGTTGTTTCTTTAGCGAAGTCACATGGGAAAGAAATGTTTTTACATGTAGATATGATACATGGCTTGAAAAGTGATGAGTATGCAACTGAATTCATTATACAGGAAATTAAGCCTGCTGGAATTATCTCAACTAGAGGGAATGTCATTATGAAGGCAAAGCAAAAAGGGATTATTTCTATACAACGTTTATTTTTAATCGATCAAACTGCTTTAGAAAAAAGCTACCAAGTTATTGAAAAAACGCAGCCTGATTATATTGAATTATTGCCTGGAGTGTTGCCAAATTTCATTCAAGAAGTTAGAGAAAAAACAGGGAGAAATATATTAGCAGGTGGATTAATTCGTACAGTTGAAGATATTGAAACAGCCATTGAAGCAGGCGCTGAAGCTGTGACAACTTCAAACAAAGACCTGTGGAAATATTTTAAGTAA